A genomic segment from Nitrospira sp. encodes:
- a CDS encoding Mobile element protein, with amino-acid sequence MPQQTFAEVTFEQYRKPTRRERFLDEMNRVVPWADLVAAIEPVYPKAEGPGRPPVGVERMLCLQQWFNLSDPAVEEALYDSRAMRHFVGIDLGREPVPDETTICKFRHLLEAHQLGEQLFGVLQTYLAEHGLQISRGTIVDATIISAPSSTNNRTKERDPEMHQTKKGNQWYFGMKAHIGVDSRTKLIHAVAATAANVHDSQVLPDLLHGQETRVWGDAAYSGHRAVIQQHAPEATSFIQAKAYRHRPLSEGERAKNRTTSKVRAKVEHAFVVIKRIFGWAKVRYRGLAKNTNWLFVSCGLANLYVARHRLVVGT; translated from the coding sequence ATGCCGCAACAGACCTTTGCCGAGGTCACGTTTGAACAGTATCGTAAGCCCACTCGGCGGGAACGGTTTCTCGACGAAATGAATCGCGTCGTGCCGTGGGCGGACCTGGTGGCCGCAATCGAACCCGTCTATCCGAAGGCCGAGGGGCCGGGGCGCCCACCGGTGGGAGTCGAACGCATGCTGTGTCTGCAACAATGGTTCAATCTGTCGGACCCGGCGGTCGAGGAGGCGTTGTACGACTCACGGGCCATGCGGCACTTTGTGGGGATTGATCTGGGCCGTGAGCCGGTGCCCGACGAGACCACCATCTGTAAATTTCGGCATCTCTTGGAGGCGCACCAGTTGGGTGAGCAGCTCTTTGGGGTGCTCCAGACGTATTTGGCCGAGCACGGGCTACAGATCAGCCGGGGCACCATCGTCGACGCCACCATCATCAGCGCCCCCAGTTCGACGAACAATCGCACCAAGGAACGGGATCCGGAGATGCATCAGACGAAGAAAGGCAACCAGTGGTACTTTGGCATGAAGGCGCATATTGGCGTGGACAGCCGAACCAAGCTGATCCATGCGGTGGCGGCCACCGCGGCCAACGTGCATGACAGCCAGGTGTTGCCGGACCTCCTGCATGGCCAGGAGACGCGGGTCTGGGGGGACGCGGCCTACAGCGGGCACCGCGCGGTCATTCAGCAACACGCCCCTGAAGCCACGAGTTTCATCCAGGCCAAAGCCTATCGGCATCGGCCCCTGAGTGAGGGGGAGCGGGCAAAGAACCGGACAACATCGAAGGTCCGGGCCAAAGTCGAACATGCGTTCGTGGTGATCAAGCGGATCTTTGGGTGGGCGAAAGTCCGCTACCGTGGGCTGGCGAAGAACACCAATTGGCTCTTCGTCTCATGCGGCTTAGCAAATCTGTACGTCGCGCGACACCGGCTGGTGGTGGGAACGTAG